A section of the Halichoerus grypus chromosome 11, mHalGry1.hap1.1, whole genome shotgun sequence genome encodes:
- the LOC118523743 gene encoding olfactory receptor 4P4-like, producing the protein MENRNNVTVFILLGLSQNKNIEILCFVLFLFCYIAIWVGNLLIMISIMCSPLVNQPMYFFLNCLSLSDLCYTSTVTPKLMADLLAERKTISYSNCMTQLFILHFLGGVEIFVLTGMAYDRYVAICKPLHYTVIMSSQRCNSIITACCTGAFIHSASQFLLTIFLPFCGPNEIDHYFCDVYPLLKLACTDTYRIGLFVVVNSGLIALVTFVILMVSYFLILYTIRAYPAESRTKALSTCSSHVTVVLLFFVPVLFIYIRPATTFP; encoded by the coding sequence ATGGAAAATAGGAATAATGTCACTGTGTTTATTCTCTTGGGACTGTCTCAAAACAAGAACATTGAAATCCTctgctttgtattatttttattttgctacatTGCAATTTGGGTGGGAAACTTGCTCATAATGATTTCTATCATGTGCAGTCCACTAGTGAACCAACCcatgtatttcttccttaattgCCTCTCACTCTCTGACCTTTGCTACACATCAACAGTGACACCTAAACTGATGGCAGATTTACTGGCAGAAAGAAAGACCATTTCCTATAGTAACTGCATGACACAGCTTTTTATCCTGCACTTTCTTGGAGGCGTGGAGATCTTCGTCCTCACAGGGATGGCCTATGACCGCTacgtggccatctgcaagccccTGCACTACACCGTCATCATGAGCAGCCAGAGGTGTAACTCAATCATCACAGCTTGCTGTACTGGGGCATTTATTCACTCTGCCAGTCAGTTCCTCCTCACCATCTTCCTACCCTTCTGTGGCCCCAATGAGATAGATCACTACTTCTGTGACGTGTATCCTTTACTGAAGCTGGCCTGCACTGACACATACAGAATTGGTCTCTTCGTAGTTGTTAATTCAGGCCTGATTGCTCTGGTGACTTTTGTGATTTTGATGGTGTCCTATTTCCTGATATTATACACCATCAGGGCTTACCCTGCAGAGAGCCGCACCAAAGCTCTTTCCACGTGCAGTTCCCACGTCACAGTTGTGCTTCTGTTCTTTGTGCCTGTTCTCTTCATTTACATTCGGCCAGCCACAACTTTCCCATAA